Proteins encoded together in one Chelonoidis abingdonii isolate Lonesome George chromosome 1, CheloAbing_2.0, whole genome shotgun sequence window:
- the KCNE3 gene encoding potassium voltage-gated channel subfamily E member 3 produces the protein MPNTTWPLCLAFWMGDAVKFPGSCKDMEVGNLTETWYQSLQSMLKALNQTLHGAILCPPDQAMGRTNGSHVKLASKDDYSYMYILFVMILFAVTVGSLILGYTKSRKVDKRSDPYHIYIKNRVSMI, from the exons ATGCCAAACACCACATGGCCCCTTTGTCTCGCTTTTTGGATGGGAGACGCTGT AAAGTTTCCTGGGAGTTGCAAAGACATGGAGGTGGGGAATCTGACGGAGACGTGGTACCAAAGCCTGCAGTCAATGCTGAAGGCCCTGAACCAAACGCTTCACGGTGCCATCCTGTGCCCTCCAGACCAGGCCATGGGGCGGACAAATGGCAGTCACGTCAAGCTAGCCAGCAAGGACGACTATTCCTACATGTACATCTTGTTCGTGATGATCCTGTTTGCCGTCACGGTGGGGAGTTTGATTCTGGGGTACACCAAGTCCAGGAAGGTGGACAAGCGGAGTGATCCCTACCACATATACATTAAGAACAGGGTGTCTATGATCTGA